The window TCAAACCGGGGAAATTAAAGGCTGGCACTGGCGTACTCAAGTCATTTCCGCTGGATTGCGTGAAGGCTAGGAATTCTTCTGTCATTTGGGCACAGACGATGTGTGCGCCGATGTCACCCGCTCCCGTGCTGCATTTTCCATCGCGGTAAAATCCGGTCATCGGGGATGTACAGCAACTTTTTAGTTCTTCCCCAAGGACGTTTCTAGCATTAGTCATAACAACAGCTTCTCTGCAAAATACTCTCCATAAAATGATGCCACCTAATTTCGAGATACTCCCAATTTTTCGCGCATCACATCCTCTTTCTCTCTAAACCCAACAAACACCGCCGTTCCATCCTTGACAAAAAGCGGTCGCTTGAGCAACATCGCATCCTGAGCAAACGCCTCAATCCACTGCTCATCTGTCCAAGCGTTCTTCTTGTCACCCAACGCCCGATAAGACTGTCCGGAGGTGTTCCGCATCGGTTTAGCTCCCAAAACTTCCACCCAACGTTGAATCATCTCACGGGTTGGTGGCTTTTCCTTGGTATTAATGAACTCATACGCAATAGCATTATCTTCGAGCCACGTAAACGCCTTCTTACAGGTTCCGCAGTTGGGTATTCCGTAGACTTGGATAGACATCAGGCTGGTTAATTAATCACAACGGCTATGCTATGCACCAATATTTTCCTACTATTTCACCCTAAGTAGTGCCCACCCTTTCCAGAAACACGAGGGGGGAGTATTGACCTTACGGTCTTTGATTTTCAATGACTCTATCGCTATTAAAAGTTATATGCCCTGTTTGAGGCCGTCACAGGTTACAGAGCAGACGTAGGGGCTTCATCAGTTAAAGCTTAGAGCAAGATAGCGTAACGTTTTGTTAGGCTGCCGCATCAGAGGCGACACTGAGTAAAAAATATTAACCATTTAATAGCCAAATAGCGATTAAACATTGTATAGTTTTTTCACGGCGATTTGTCCTGTTGGGGTTGCAGTGGAAGCAAGACACGCTGGCGGTACAGATGCAACCTTTTTTCACGAAGTAAAAACGTCCCCATCAGGTTAAATTTTAAATTTTCGTCAAACAACAAACTCAAACAATTGTCCTTTTGATTTACATAGCCTTGAAATTATGACAACGACTTCGACTCCAAACCTATCTCTCACAAACTTTCTACCACCTGCTGATGCAAAACAGAGAGTTAGCCAGTGGATGCGACAAATCCAAGATAAAATTTGCCAAGGTCTAGAAGAACTTGATGGTGTCAGCCAGTTTCGCCAAGATGAGTGGCAACGGGAAGAAGGCGGTGGTGGAGGGCGATCGCGCGTTATCCGTGATGGGGATGTTTTTGAACAGGGGGGAGTGAACTTCTCGGAAATTTGGGGTTCTCAACTGCCCTCCTCAATTTTGATTCAACGTCCCGAAGCAGCGGGACATGAATTTTATGTTACAGGCACTTCAATGGTGCTACATCCCCGCAATCCTTACATACCCACCGTTCACCTCAACTATCGCTACTTCGAGGCGGGGCCGGTTTGGTGGTTTGGCGGAGGTGCTGATTTAACACCTTACTATCCCTTTGCCGAGGATGCTGCCCATTTCCACTCCACCCTGAAACAAGCTTGTGATGCTCACCATGCCGAATATTACCCAGCGTTTAAGCGTTGGTGTGATGAATATTTCTACTTAAAACATCGCCAAGAAACACGAGGCGTAGGGGGCATCTTTTTCGATTATCAAGATGGTCGAGATCAACTGTATCGCGGCTTTGATCCCCAAGGACTAGCGGCAGCTTACAGTAATGAACTAGGAAACTTAGCACCACGCAGTTGGGAAGACTTGTTTGCTTTTGTCCAATCCTGTGGTGATGCCTTTTTACCCGCTTACGTGCCGATCGCACAACGGCGGCGGACGAGGGAATATGGTGAGCGCGAACGGAATTTCCAGCTCTATCGTCGCGGACGTTATGTGGAATTTAACCTAGTTTATGACCGAGGTACGATTTTTGGACTGCAAACCAACGGACGTACCGAGTCTATTTTAATGTCCTTACCGCCACTTGTGCGTTGGGAGTATGGCTATCAACCCGAACCCAATACACCGGAAGCTGAGTTGTACGAAACGTTTTTGAAGCCTCAAGATTGGGCGAGTTGGAC of the Allocoleopsis franciscana PCC 7113 genome contains:
- a CDS encoding Spx/MgsR family RNA polymerase-binding regulatory protein yields the protein MSIQVYGIPNCGTCKKAFTWLEDNAIAYEFINTKEKPPTREMIQRWVEVLGAKPMRNTSGQSYRALGDKKNAWTDEQWIEAFAQDAMLLKRPLFVKDGTAVFVGFREKEDVMREKLGVSRN
- a CDS encoding DUF2237 family protein, which codes for MTNARNVLGEELKSCCTSPMTGFYRDGKCSTGAGDIGAHIVCAQMTEEFLAFTQSSGNDLSTPVPAFNFPGLKPGDRWCLCASRWKEALDAGVAPPVVLSATHALALEYVSLAQLKQNALDLT
- the hemF gene encoding oxygen-dependent coproporphyrinogen oxidase, with protein sequence MTTTSTPNLSLTNFLPPADAKQRVSQWMRQIQDKICQGLEELDGVSQFRQDEWQREEGGGGGRSRVIRDGDVFEQGGVNFSEIWGSQLPSSILIQRPEAAGHEFYVTGTSMVLHPRNPYIPTVHLNYRYFEAGPVWWFGGGADLTPYYPFAEDAAHFHSTLKQACDAHHAEYYPAFKRWCDEYFYLKHRQETRGVGGIFFDYQDGRDQLYRGFDPQGLAAAYSNELGNLAPRSWEDLFAFVQSCGDAFLPAYVPIAQRRRTREYGERERNFQLYRRGRYVEFNLVYDRGTIFGLQTNGRTESILMSLPPLVRWEYGYQPEPNTPEAELYETFLKPQDWASWTPDSSSKG